Below is a window of Paenibacillus bovis DNA.
TAATATTCTCATACGCATCTTCGAGTGGATGGGCAAAAGTATACATCGGATAGATGCACCATTTGCCGCCTGTATTGTGATGTCCAGATGAGCGATACGGTAGATCACCGGATCGCGCAAGTTAATATTGGCGATGCCATGTCGTCTTGGCGCGCAGCACTTTTCCCCATTGGCGAACTTGCCATCACGCATCTGGCGGAACAGCTCCAGGTTCTCTTCCACCGTACGGTTGCGATACGGGCTGTCCTTGCCCGGCTCGGTCAATGTTCCACGTGACACACGAATCTCGTCGGCCGATTGATCGTCTACATAAGCAAGGCCTTTGTTGATCAGCAGCTCTGCTTTTTCATACATAAAGTCAAAATAGTCGGAAGCAAAATATTTGCCTTCCCATTCGTAGCCGAGCCATTTGACGTCTTCTTCGATGGAATGTACGTATTCTTCGTCTTCCTTGGCAGGATTCGTATCGTCAAAGCGCAGATGCGTTTTGCCGCCGAATTCATCCGCCAGTGCAAAGTTGACCCAGATGGCCTTGGCATGTCCAATATGAAGATAACCGTTTGGTTCCGGCGGGAAGCGGGTCACTACTTTGTTGACCTTGCCGGACTTCAGGTCTTCGGTAATAATCGTCTTGATAAAATTAGAAGGAGTCAGATTCTGGTTCTCCACGCCTATCAACCTTTCGTCGTTCAGTTTCTGTTGCGAATAAATCTATTATAACGGTTCTGAAAACTTAGGCAAGGATAGCGCCTTCATAGAGCGACTCCAGTCCTGCCTGCAAACGCTATAATTGCGGCTAAATGACTTTGACGGAACGCAGTGAATACGGTAGCATATAAGTTAAATCGCCTGTAGGAGGATGTTTATGCAACCTTTAAAACTACCACGGGACACCCGCGAACTGCTGATCGCAGATATCCAACAGTTTTTTGAAATGGAACGGGGAGAACGTATCGGTGAACTCGCAGCTGATGCGGTTCTGGATTTCTTTTTGAAATCTGCCGGTCCCCATGTGTATAATCAGGCCTTATCGGACTGCCGCACTCTCGTGAATGAGCGTATGGCAGGACTGGAAGAAGACATCTACGCGCTGGAACAGCGTTCTCCGCTCCGGCCACGCTAGATGCGGATGCTGCCGATATTTTATTCAGGAAAGAGAGGAATTTCCCGCATGTTTACATATATATTGGATGAGGACACGGAGCTCAGGCCGCTGGAGCCTGCCCATGCCCGGCATATTTACCAACTGATCGACCAGTCGCGCTCTTATCTGCGTCAGTGGCTGTCCTGGGTCGATGCCACTACCTCGGTACAGGCGAGCGAAGATTACGTTCGTGCCGCACTAACCCAATCGA
It encodes the following:
- a CDS encoding DUF2164 domain-containing protein codes for the protein MQPLKLPRDTRELLIADIQQFFEMERGERIGELAADAVLDFFLKSAGPHVYNQALSDCRTLVNERMAGLEEDIYALEQRSPLRPR